The proteins below are encoded in one region of Festucalex cinctus isolate MCC-2025b chromosome 2, RoL_Fcin_1.0, whole genome shotgun sequence:
- the srm gene encoding spermidine synthase has product MDNIRDGWFKETCTLWPGQATSLQVDEVLYHKKSKFQDVLVFKSKTYGNVLVLDGVIQCTERDEFAYQEMIANLPLYSHPCPKKVLIIGGGDGGVLREVVKNPQVESVVLCEIDEDVIDVSKKFLPGMAKGFFSPKLTLHVGDGFEFMKQNQDAFDVIITDSSDPVGPAESLFKESYYQLMKTALTNGGILCSQGECQWLHLDLIKEMQTFCKTLFPVVDYAYGTIPTYPSGQIGFMLCSKNPDTHFPKPVKELSKGELESMNLKYYNTEIHKAAFVLPEFARKVLKEA; this is encoded by the exons ATGGACAATATCAGGGACGGCTGGTTTAAGGAGACGTGCACATTATGGCCCGGCCAAGCCACTAGTCTCCAAGTGGACGAGGTCCTCTATCACAAGAAATCCAAATTTCAAGACGTGTTGGTGTTCAAGAG TAAAACGTACGGCAACGTGCTGGTACTGGATGGAGTGATCCAGTGCACGGAGAGGGATGAGTTTGCATATCAGGAAATGATAGCCAACCTCCCCCTGTACAGCCACCCTTGCCCCAAGAAG GTCCTCATTATTGGGGGTGGTGATGGTGGCGTGCTAAGGGAAGTGGTGAAGAATCCGCAGGTAGAGTCGGTGGTTCTCTGTGAGATCGATGAG GATGTTATTGATGTCTCAAAGAAGTTCCTCCCAGGCATGGCCAAAGGTTTCTTCAGTCCAAAGCTCACCCTCCATGTTGGAGATGGCTTTGAGTTTATGAAGCAAAACCAAGATGCCTTCGATGTCATTATTACTGATTCATCTGACCCTGTTG GTCCAGCTGAAAGTTTATTCAAGGAGAGTTACTATCAACTGATGAAGACAGCATTGACAAATGGTGGAATTCTCTGCTCCCAgg GAGAATGTCAATGGTTACATTTGGACCTGATAAAGGAAATGCAAACTTTCTGCAAAACCTTGTTCCCTGTGGTGGACTATGCCTATGGCACCATCCCAACATATCCCAGTGGCCAAATTGGATTCATGCTCTGCAGTAAAAACCCT GATACACATTTCCCGAAGCCAGTGAAAGAACTGTCAAAAGGAGAATTGGAAAGCATGAACCTGAAATATTATAACACGGAGATCCACAAAGCAGCATTTGTCCTTCCCGAGTTTGCAAGAAAG GTACTCAAAGAAGCTTGA
- the LOC144015103 gene encoding somatostatin-1B-like, producing MQILVVLAAFMGVLLSVRAAAVLPVEDRSPMQGLNWGQELSKERKELILKLVASLLEGALDTNMLPEEPSPEELEEPLGSRLEERAVYNRLSLPQRDRKAPCKNFFWKTFTSC from the exons ATGCAGATCCTGGTGGTGTTAGCAGCTTTCATGGGGGTTCTGCTCAGTGTCAGAGCAGCCGCCGTGCTTCCTGTGGAGGACAGGAGCCCCATGCAGGGGTTGAACTGG GGACAGGAGCTCAGCAAAGAGCGCAAAGAGCTGATCCTAAAGCTGGTGGCCAGCTTGCTAGAGGGGGCATTGGACACCAACATGCTCCCAGAGGAGCCGTCACCCGAGGAGCTGGAGGAGCCGCTGGGGTCGCGCCTGGAGGAGAGGGCTGTCTACAACAGGCTATCACTGCCTCAGCGTGACCGCAAGGCACCCTGTAAAAACTTCTTCTGGAAGACCTTCACCTCCtgctaa